The Bradyrhizobium sp. WBAH42 genome includes a window with the following:
- a CDS encoding bifunctional 2-polyprenyl-6-hydroxyphenol methylase/3-demethylubiquinol 3-O-methyltransferase UbiG: MVIGSLKPLPDARALDVGCGEGKNAHALAAIGYTVDAVDCSALAINNGKKSFSHDLIRWHLRNALDFHFHPESYDVVVAYGIFHCLDSGDELQSLISKLKDSTKPGGINLVCAFNNGPHDLSAHPGFTPLLLPHSTYVDHYCDWRVMHATDTTLHETHPHNNIPHFHSLTRLIASKPYGARMPA, translated from the coding sequence ATGGTCATTGGCTCTCTTAAACCACTGCCGGATGCGAGAGCACTGGACGTTGGCTGTGGGGAGGGGAAAAATGCCCACGCGCTTGCGGCAATCGGTTACACGGTTGATGCCGTAGATTGTTCAGCCTTGGCAATTAACAACGGCAAGAAGTCCTTTAGCCACGACCTAATAAGATGGCACCTACGAAACGCACTTGATTTCCATTTTCATCCTGAAAGCTATGACGTTGTCGTCGCCTACGGAATATTTCATTGTTTGGATAGCGGCGATGAGCTCCAAAGCCTAATCTCCAAACTAAAAGACAGTACCAAACCAGGGGGCATCAATTTGGTCTGCGCTTTTAATAACGGACCTCACGACTTGAGCGCTCACCCGGGGTTTACGCCGCTGCTTTTGCCGCACTCGACTTACGTCGACCATTATTGCGATTGGCGAGTGATGCATGCAACTGACACCACCTTACACGAAACTCACCCGCATAATAACATTCCACACTTCCATTCATTGACCCGCTTAATCGCGAGCAAACCTTATGGCGCACGCATGCCCGCCTGA
- a CDS encoding SIR2 family protein, which yields MSVKWTNGAGTPQAGPSWSQMVDEAARILGVEDPELLRMRGTDLQILEYFQIKKKNFAPLINWMVRHLDAPASALASSILHQKLAALSECPIFYTTNYDEFLEKSFGLFGRPAKIIASEEDMGSRNPGTEIVKFHGDFNNPDEMVMSEGHYYRRMRLDGPMDLKLRSDLFGRAVLFIGYSFRDINIAYLFQTVNEMFQKLPNSFSGRRAYIIVQNPSDFEYRLFHRRNIEIIPAYGTDRSAAVAEILSDMAA from the coding sequence ATGTCGGTCAAGTGGACTAATGGCGCTGGTACTCCGCAAGCGGGGCCAAGTTGGTCCCAGATGGTCGATGAGGCTGCTCGCATCCTGGGTGTTGAAGATCCGGAATTACTACGAATGCGCGGAACCGACCTCCAGATCCTTGAGTATTTCCAGATCAAGAAAAAGAACTTCGCTCCGTTGATCAACTGGATGGTCCGTCACTTGGACGCGCCCGCAAGCGCGCTGGCGTCATCCATCTTGCATCAAAAGCTCGCCGCGCTGTCGGAATGTCCAATTTTCTACACGACGAACTACGATGAGTTTCTTGAAAAGTCGTTCGGGCTGTTTGGTAGGCCGGCAAAGATTATTGCTTCTGAGGAAGACATGGGATCGCGAAATCCGGGTACGGAAATCGTGAAGTTTCATGGTGATTTTAATAATCCGGACGAAATGGTGATGTCCGAAGGACATTATTATCGGAGAATGCGGCTTGATGGTCCAATGGACTTAAAGCTTAGGTCAGACCTGTTCGGTCGCGCAGTGCTCTTCATCGGCTACAGTTTCCGGGACATCAACATTGCCTACCTTTTCCAGACTGTAAACGAGATGTTCCAAAAGCTACCGAACAGCTTCTCGGGGAGACGAGCATACATAATCGTTCAGAATCCTTCTGATTTCGAATATCGCCTCTTCCACCGACGCAATATTGAAATCATCCCAGCATACGGAACTGATAGGTCAGCTGCAGTCGCGGAAATTCTGTCGGACATGGCCGCATGA
- a CDS encoding non-canonical purine NTP pyrophosphatase: protein MKIKITYATRSEFKRQEIAAAEKACYFRNEVGDRQLVGDRFEFHFSDIPTDEPLEVDLVKMVRHKAVSAYRALLTPCIVEHAGLIFEQHAATGFPGGLTQPMLDSLGPEEFLRRTSARGERAIARAVVGYCDGMCVKIFVGETAGVIAGEPRGAREFYWDTIFQPDELNGDTYAEVSADPARGVAAKMQVSQSMKALGQFLERRLRDGSNPLFPDQ, encoded by the coding sequence ATGAAGATAAAGATCACCTACGCAACGCGCAGCGAGTTCAAGAGGCAAGAGATCGCCGCCGCCGAGAAAGCTTGCTACTTTCGCAATGAAGTTGGAGATCGACAGCTCGTCGGCGATCGCTTCGAATTTCATTTCAGCGACATTCCTACGGACGAGCCCCTTGAAGTGGATCTTGTGAAAATGGTGCGACACAAAGCTGTGTCAGCTTACCGAGCCCTTCTCACCCCATGTATCGTTGAGCACGCCGGTTTGATCTTCGAGCAGCACGCAGCTACGGGTTTTCCAGGTGGACTGACTCAGCCAATGTTGGATTCGCTTGGTCCGGAAGAATTTCTGCGCAGGACGAGTGCTCGTGGCGAACGTGCCATTGCGCGAGCTGTCGTCGGCTATTGCGACGGGATGTGCGTAAAGATCTTCGTCGGAGAAACAGCGGGCGTAATCGCTGGCGAACCCCGGGGCGCACGAGAGTTCTATTGGGATACAATTTTTCAACCTGACGAGCTGAATGGCGATACTTACGCTGAGGTCTCGGCAGACCCTGCCAGAGGAGTAGCCGCCAAAATGCAGGTTTCCCAATCGATGAAGGCGTTGGGGCAATTCCTCGAGCGAAGGTTGCGGGATGGCAGCAATCCACTGTTTCCGGACCAGTAA
- a CDS encoding trehalose-6-phosphate synthase gives MNLIVVSNRVARGKPNEPMTGGLAAALLPVVEHSGAIWVGSSGRVRDGHQKEPFAEIEALGTGAIATLDLPAAHYGGYYEGFANSALWPALHSRSDLIRVSREDYVSYREVNAFMARALMRFRKARTAFWVQDYHFLALGAELRELGVDDPIGFFLHTPWPVAAVMQGVPNHRELITAMLAYDLLGFQTEEDRQNFLSYVGGELGLTIEDGVVISQHGRTRCEVFPIGIDAEKFAAYATKSAAHPDVSRLRRSLNGERLAIGVDRLDYSKGLVNRISAFDRLWTEQPQFARSISLLQIANPSRGGIEAYGNLQNEVARLVSDVNGRHGEVDWTPIRYLNKGFSQAVLAGLYRTAQIGVVTPLHDGMNLVAKEYVAAQNPADPGVLVLSKFAGAANELDAALLVNPHDIDGMARAIAIAASMPLTERKMRWDAMMKKLRGHTIQQWSADFVAELEKCRTEKAAVAPLAAQPPQALRWLKSAISGVRLI, from the coding sequence GTGAACTTGATCGTCGTTTCAAATCGCGTCGCCCGCGGCAAACCCAATGAGCCCATGACGGGCGGCCTTGCGGCGGCTTTGCTTCCCGTGGTGGAACATTCTGGTGCGATCTGGGTCGGTTCCTCCGGCCGGGTGCGTGATGGCCATCAGAAGGAACCGTTCGCCGAGATCGAGGCGCTCGGGACAGGCGCGATCGCAACGCTGGATCTGCCGGCGGCGCATTACGGCGGTTATTACGAAGGCTTCGCGAATTCAGCGCTGTGGCCGGCGTTGCATTCGCGCAGCGATCTCATTCGCGTCTCGCGCGAGGATTATGTCAGCTATCGCGAGGTGAACGCCTTCATGGCGCGCGCCTTGATGCGGTTCCGCAAGGCCCGGACTGCGTTCTGGGTGCAGGACTATCATTTCCTCGCGCTCGGCGCCGAGCTGCGCGAGCTCGGCGTCGACGATCCCATCGGCTTCTTCCTGCATACGCCATGGCCCGTCGCCGCAGTGATGCAGGGCGTGCCCAACCATCGCGAGCTGATCACGGCGATGCTGGCGTACGATCTGCTCGGTTTCCAGACCGAGGAAGATCGGCAGAACTTCCTCTCTTATGTCGGCGGCGAGCTCGGCCTCACCATCGAGGACGGTGTCGTGATCTCGCAGCACGGTCGCACGCGCTGCGAAGTCTTCCCGATCGGCATCGATGCGGAGAAGTTCGCGGCCTATGCCACGAAGTCGGCTGCGCATCCGGACGTGTCGCGGCTGCGCCGCAGCCTCAACGGCGAGCGCCTCGCGATCGGTGTCGACCGGCTCGATTATTCCAAGGGTCTCGTCAACCGCATCAGCGCATTCGACCGGCTCTGGACCGAGCAGCCGCAGTTTGCGCGCAGCATCTCGCTGCTCCAGATCGCCAACCCCTCGCGCGGCGGCATCGAGGCCTATGGCAATCTCCAGAACGAGGTCGCGCGTCTCGTCTCCGACGTCAATGGCCGCCACGGCGAGGTCGATTGGACGCCGATCCGCTATCTGAACAAAGGCTTCAGCCAGGCCGTGCTCGCGGGTCTCTACCGCACCGCGCAGATCGGCGTGGTGACGCCGCTGCACGACGGCATGAACCTCGTCGCCAAGGAATATGTCGCCGCGCAGAACCCCGCCGATCCCGGCGTGCTGGTGCTGTCGAAGTTCGCTGGCGCCGCCAACGAGCTCGACGCCGCGCTGCTGGTCAATCCGCACGACATCGACGGCATGGCCCGCGCGATCGCGATCGCCGCATCCATGCCGCTCACCGAGCGCAAGATGCGCTGGGACGCGATGATGAAGAAGCTGCGCGGCCACACCATCCAGCAATGGTCCGCCGATTTCGTCGCCGAGCTCGAGAAGTGCCGCACCGAGAAGGCGGCCGTGGCCCCGCTCGCAGCCCAGCCGCCGCAGGCGCTGCGCTGGCTGAAGTCGGCGATCTCAGGCGTGCGGTTGATCTAG
- the otsB gene encoding trehalose-phosphatase, which produces MKSELAEMALDQKLTTPDDDETPETVPVPHALVPHLDEIAILLDIDGTLLELMPTPREVWVPPGLSETLKHLTERTSGALALVSGRSLNDIDLIFAPDVFRAVAGHGAEMRLAVDSEADALHAPPLDKELKRRLAAIAKLSPGILLEDKGYSLALHYRLAPHAEKAIYESVSLIRADLPSAPIEVLPGKFVCEIKHSGFTKASGVRELMKHAPFKGRRPLFIGDDVTDETVFAIMPDMDGLAFSVGRRAMGVNGHFDAPADVRAFLAHLLDPR; this is translated from the coding sequence ATGAAATCGGAACTTGCGGAAATGGCGTTGGACCAGAAGCTCACCACACCTGATGACGACGAGACGCCGGAAACGGTGCCAGTGCCGCATGCGTTGGTGCCGCATCTCGATGAAATCGCCATTCTGCTCGACATCGACGGTACGCTGCTCGAGCTGATGCCGACGCCGCGCGAGGTGTGGGTGCCACCGGGCCTGTCGGAAACACTGAAGCATCTGACCGAGCGCACCTCCGGGGCGCTGGCGCTGGTCAGCGGCCGCTCGCTCAACGACATCGACCTGATCTTCGCGCCCGATGTATTTCGCGCCGTCGCCGGCCACGGCGCGGAGATGCGGCTGGCGGTGGACAGTGAAGCGGATGCCCTGCACGCGCCGCCGCTCGACAAGGAGCTGAAGCGACGCCTCGCCGCCATTGCCAAGCTCAGCCCCGGAATCCTGCTCGAGGACAAGGGCTATTCGCTCGCGCTGCATTACCGCCTGGCGCCGCATGCGGAGAAGGCGATCTACGAATCCGTCTCGCTGATCCGGGCCGATCTGCCGAGTGCACCGATCGAGGTGCTGCCCGGCAAGTTCGTCTGCGAGATCAAGCATTCCGGATTCACCAAGGCGAGCGGCGTGCGCGAGTTGATGAAGCACGCGCCGTTCAAAGGACGTCGTCCGCTATTCATCGGTGATGACGTCACGGACGAGACCGTGTTCGCGATCATGCCCGACATGGACGGGCTTGCGTTCTCGGTCGGCCGCCGCGCCATGGGTGTGAATGGCCACTTCGATGCGCCGGCGGATGTGCGTGCGTTCCTGGCGCACCTGCTCGATCCCAGGTGA
- a CDS encoding MFS transporter — translation MELQQSPALNYAPVVPAAATDRIVETSIPARLDALPWSGFHTRVVLALGITWILDGLEVTLAGALSGALKQSPSLHFSNLDLGIANSAYLAGAVLGALGFGWLTDRIGRKKLFFITLALYLSATAATALSWDVASYALFRFLTGAGIGGEYTAINSTIQELVPARYRGWTDLVINGSFWIGAAMGAVAAIVLLDPAVIGPDLGWRLAYLIGAILGLVVLLMRMWIPESPRWLMIHGRPDEAHAIVDEIERSVTGHGQDTGEGRFPKIRLRMRDHTPIAEVVHTLFSVYRQRALVGLALMSAQAFFYNAIFFTFALVLTDFYGISADHVGWYLLPFAAGNFLGPLLLGRLFDTLGRRTMIMFTYGASGVLLALSGYLFSIGVLSAQGQTIAWMVIFFFASPAASAAYLTVSETFPLEVRALAIAVFYAVGTGIGGVIGPALFGALIDTGSRTSVFAGYLLGAVLMIAAAIVAWRYAVAAERKSLEHIARPLAFME, via the coding sequence ATGGAATTGCAGCAAAGCCCAGCGCTGAACTATGCACCCGTCGTCCCGGCGGCCGCGACCGACCGCATCGTCGAGACCAGCATTCCCGCGCGGCTCGATGCGCTGCCGTGGAGCGGATTTCACACGCGCGTCGTGCTCGCGCTGGGCATCACCTGGATTCTCGACGGTCTCGAGGTGACGCTGGCGGGTGCGCTCTCCGGGGCGCTGAAGCAGAGCCCGTCGCTGCATTTCTCCAATCTCGATCTCGGCATCGCCAACTCCGCCTATCTCGCCGGCGCCGTGCTCGGTGCGCTCGGCTTCGGCTGGCTGACCGATCGTATCGGCCGCAAGAAGCTGTTCTTCATCACGCTCGCGCTCTATCTCTCGGCAACGGCCGCGACTGCGCTGTCGTGGGACGTCGCGAGCTATGCGCTGTTCCGCTTCCTCACCGGCGCCGGCATCGGCGGCGAGTACACCGCGATCAACTCGACGATCCAGGAGTTGGTGCCCGCGCGCTATCGCGGCTGGACCGATCTCGTGATCAACGGCAGCTTCTGGATCGGCGCTGCCATGGGCGCGGTCGCCGCCATCGTGCTGCTCGATCCCGCTGTTATCGGCCCCGATCTCGGCTGGCGCCTCGCTTATCTGATCGGCGCAATCCTCGGCCTCGTCGTGCTCCTGATGCGGATGTGGATTCCGGAGAGCCCGCGCTGGCTGATGATCCACGGCCGTCCCGACGAGGCCCACGCCATCGTCGACGAGATCGAACGCTCGGTGACCGGGCATGGCCAGGACACGGGCGAGGGTCGCTTCCCGAAGATCCGCCTGAGAATGCGCGATCACACGCCGATCGCCGAGGTCGTCCACACCTTGTTCTCGGTCTACCGCCAGCGCGCCCTGGTCGGCCTCGCGCTGATGAGCGCGCAGGCATTCTTCTACAACGCCATCTTCTTCACCTTCGCGCTGGTGCTGACCGATTTCTACGGCATCAGCGCCGATCACGTCGGCTGGTACTTGCTGCCCTTCGCGGCCGGCAATTTCCTCGGGCCGCTGCTGCTCGGCCGCCTGTTCGATACGCTCGGCCGCCGCACCATGATCATGTTCACCTATGGCGCATCGGGCGTGCTGCTGGCGCTGTCAGGCTATTTGTTCTCGATCGGCGTGCTGAGCGCGCAGGGGCAGACCATCGCCTGGATGGTGATCTTCTTCTTCGCATCGCCCGCCGCGAGCGCGGCCTATCTCACCGTCAGCGAGACGTTTCCGCTGGAGGTTCGCGCGCTGGCGATCGCGGTGTTCTATGCGGTCGGCACCGGCATCGGCGGCGTGATCGGGCCGGCGCTGTTCGGCGCACTGATCGACACGGGATCGCGAACCAGCGTGTTCGCCGGCTATCTGCTGGGCGCCGTCCTGATGATCGCGGCCGCGATCGTGGCGTGGCGCTATGCCGTCGCTGCCGAGCGCAAATCGCTCGAACATATCGCGCGGCCGCTCGCCTTTATGGAGTAG